A single window of Candidatus Thermoplasmatota archaeon DNA harbors:
- a CDS encoding urate hydroxylase PuuD, with amino-acid sequence MATATASATKPKFAPSAPAMYIVMAAATILLIGDLVVLAGVYDAAPAEFSIGYRWVHIVAGILWIGLLYFFNFVNVPYTKEEAFAQVKSVHLTKLIKRALFWFRWSAMLTLLAGLGLLFADAKFYPITQNAGVLLGPAGLTITAGMALAIVMWFNVWFVIWPNQRRILEATETAGKVEPAWGKTALLASRVNTVFSFPMIFFMAASAHYPLPPVWIAGVFVLTAAAAWGMIHVTSKS; translated from the coding sequence ATGGCAACCGCGACCGCTTCGGCGACGAAGCCCAAGTTCGCTCCCTCGGCGCCGGCCATGTACATCGTCATGGCGGCGGCAACGATCCTCCTCATCGGCGACCTCGTCGTGCTGGCGGGCGTCTACGACGCGGCCCCAGCCGAATTCTCCATCGGCTACCGGTGGGTCCACATCGTGGCGGGCATCCTCTGGATCGGCCTCCTGTACTTCTTCAACTTCGTGAACGTGCCCTACACGAAGGAGGAGGCGTTTGCGCAGGTGAAGAGCGTGCACCTCACGAAGCTCATCAAGCGCGCCCTCTTCTGGTTCCGCTGGTCGGCCATGCTGACCCTCCTGGCGGGCCTTGGCCTCCTGTTCGCCGACGCGAAGTTCTACCCCATCACGCAGAACGCCGGGGTGCTTCTTGGCCCTGCGGGCCTCACGATCACCGCCGGCATGGCCCTTGCGATCGTCATGTGGTTCAACGTATGGTTCGTCATCTGGCCCAACCAGCGCCGCATCCTGGAGGCGACGGAGACGGCCGGCAAGGTGGAGCCCGCGTGGGGCAAGACCGCGCTTCTGGCAAGCCGCGTGAACACGGTCTTCTCGTTCCCCATGATCTTCTTCATGGCGGCCTCGGCCCACTACCCGTTGCCACCGGTGTGGATCGCCGGCGTGTTCGTGCTCACGGCCGCCGCGGCCTGGGGCATGATCCACGTCACGTCGAAGAGCTAA
- a CDS encoding sialidase family protein codes for MRGKVGILAALSMVVAGCVGAPQEDLSSASVVQPLPVDPSSVAHTLAGVAAVPEAFQSLRVRLALTGYNGAEPTIGVTSDGTIFATSSVPTASAAGRAATLHHQLVRSRDHGLTWEPVGDVVVGPKANLDPWMWVDPITNRVYNAPLYVVCTWASWSDDLGQTWTANPLTGCGPPAHDHQKLTTGPPPPGVTTMGYPNVVYYSYNSFRDEGTWISTSLDGGRTWSLGGVAHPSDCHAGVAGPVAVGIDGTAYSPKPACKGANVAVSRDGGRSWEVTGRIDDYGIQEPLAVNPHIATDSAGNAYLVYPGLDNLLYVSVSTDAGRTWSKPIRASPPQVTGTVFSVITAGEPGRVAIAYLGTDADTSRWGGNGHPPSPENADESTVWHFYLTMSENALDADPLFVSQRVTPEDDPVQIGCVWQSGGGNPCRNLLDFIGMTQHEGRPYVVFADGCDRCTSASESRLRRVTVAILEDGPGLLGGTLEALVGAVAP; via the coding sequence ATGCGTGGCAAGGTTGGCATTCTCGCGGCGTTGAGCATGGTCGTGGCCGGTTGCGTGGGCGCGCCGCAGGAGGACCTATCCTCCGCGTCGGTTGTGCAGCCGCTACCCGTCGACCCGTCCAGCGTGGCCCATACGCTTGCGGGCGTGGCCGCCGTGCCCGAGGCGTTCCAGAGCCTCCGCGTGCGCCTTGCGCTCACGGGCTACAACGGAGCGGAGCCCACGATCGGCGTCACGTCGGACGGCACGATCTTCGCGACCTCGAGCGTCCCGACGGCCTCGGCGGCCGGCCGAGCGGCCACCCTGCACCACCAGCTCGTGCGCTCGCGCGACCACGGCCTCACGTGGGAACCCGTCGGCGACGTGGTCGTGGGCCCCAAGGCAAACCTCGATCCCTGGATGTGGGTCGACCCCATCACCAACCGCGTCTACAACGCGCCTTTGTACGTGGTCTGCACCTGGGCCTCCTGGAGCGACGACCTCGGGCAGACGTGGACGGCAAATCCGCTCACGGGCTGCGGTCCCCCGGCGCACGACCACCAGAAGCTCACGACCGGGCCGCCCCCGCCGGGCGTGACGACCATGGGCTACCCGAACGTCGTGTACTACTCCTACAACTCCTTCCGCGACGAAGGCACGTGGATCTCGACCTCGCTCGACGGCGGCCGTACGTGGTCGCTGGGCGGCGTGGCGCACCCGAGCGACTGCCACGCCGGCGTCGCCGGCCCCGTGGCCGTCGGCATCGACGGGACCGCCTACTCGCCGAAGCCCGCCTGCAAGGGGGCCAACGTGGCCGTGAGCCGCGACGGCGGCAGGAGCTGGGAGGTCACGGGGCGCATCGACGACTACGGCATCCAAGAGCCCCTGGCAGTGAATCCGCACATCGCCACGGACTCGGCCGGCAACGCCTACCTCGTCTACCCGGGCCTCGACAACCTCCTCTACGTTTCCGTGAGCACCGACGCCGGGCGGACGTGGAGCAAGCCCATTCGCGCTTCGCCCCCGCAGGTCACCGGAACGGTGTTCTCGGTGATCACCGCAGGCGAGCCCGGCCGCGTTGCGATCGCCTACCTCGGAACCGACGCCGACACCTCCCGCTGGGGCGGAAACGGGCATCCACCCTCGCCCGAGAACGCCGACGAGTCCACGGTGTGGCACTTCTACCTCACGATGAGCGAGAACGCGCTCGACGCGGACCCGCTGTTCGTGAGCCAGCGCGTCACGCCCGAGGACGATCCCGTCCAGATCGGCTGCGTGTGGCAATCCGGCGGCGGCAACCCCTGCCGCAACCTCTTGGACTTCATCGGCATGACGCAGCACGAAGGACGGCCCTACGTCGTCTTCGCGGACGGCTGCGACCGGTGCACGAGCGCATCCGAGAGCCGGCTGCGACGCGTCACGGTCGCCATCCTCGAGGACGGGCCAGGCCTGCTGGGCGGGACACTGGAAGCGCTCGTGGGCGCCGTGGCGCCCTAG
- a CDS encoding 6-phosphofructokinase: MRKLAILVGGGPAPGLNGVIASVTRRAHDRGLGVCGIPEGFSQIMKGITDGARELSPALVEGLETRGGSILFTSRANPTKDAAHLEAVVKSLATLGADGLVTIGGDDTATSAAKVAAAAGGRLRVAHVPKTIDNDLPLPPGVPTFGFTTARELGARLVANLAEDARTTRRFYLVTAMGRSAGHLALGIGQSSGAILTLIPEEFGAKVKLEGVVARVQAAFAKRVADGQPYGVVVMAEGLLDRMDPSEMQELRNVERDEHGHPRLSEISLGKIVKDVLAQRLLERGRKATFVAKEIGYELRCQDPSAYDVAYTRGLGAAAVDFLAEGSGHAMITIQNGRATPVPLDALRDPATGKTRVRLVDTSDETYRNLRRLEARLSPADLAQPRIAKLAAAVGMDASEFERSFAPLAEAWK; this comes from the coding sequence ATGCGCAAGCTTGCCATCCTGGTCGGTGGGGGCCCGGCCCCCGGCTTAAACGGCGTCATCGCCTCGGTCACGCGCCGCGCGCACGACCGGGGTTTGGGCGTTTGCGGGATTCCCGAAGGCTTCTCCCAGATCATGAAGGGGATCACCGACGGCGCTCGGGAGCTTTCGCCGGCCCTTGTGGAAGGTCTCGAGACGCGCGGCGGTTCGATCCTCTTCACGTCGCGCGCCAACCCCACGAAGGACGCGGCGCACCTGGAGGCGGTCGTCAAATCTCTGGCGACCTTGGGCGCGGACGGCCTCGTGACGATCGGTGGCGACGACACGGCCACCTCCGCCGCCAAGGTCGCGGCGGCAGCCGGCGGCCGCTTGCGCGTGGCGCACGTCCCAAAGACGATCGACAACGACCTTCCGCTTCCGCCGGGCGTTCCCACGTTCGGCTTCACCACCGCGAGGGAGCTTGGCGCGCGGCTTGTCGCAAACTTGGCCGAGGACGCGCGGACCACGCGCCGGTTCTATCTCGTGACGGCCATGGGCCGTTCCGCCGGCCACTTGGCCCTGGGCATCGGCCAATCCTCGGGCGCCATCCTCACGCTCATTCCGGAGGAGTTCGGCGCCAAGGTGAAGCTCGAAGGGGTGGTGGCGCGCGTCCAGGCGGCGTTTGCAAAGCGCGTCGCGGACGGGCAGCCCTACGGCGTCGTCGTCATGGCCGAAGGGCTCCTGGACCGCATGGATCCCTCGGAGATGCAGGAGCTTCGCAACGTGGAGCGGGACGAGCACGGCCACCCGCGCCTTTCCGAGATCAGCCTTGGCAAGATCGTGAAGGACGTGCTCGCGCAGAGGCTCTTGGAGCGCGGGCGCAAGGCCACGTTCGTGGCCAAGGAGATCGGCTACGAGCTTCGCTGCCAGGACCCGTCGGCCTACGACGTCGCCTACACGCGCGGCCTTGGCGCGGCGGCCGTCGACTTCCTCGCGGAAGGCTCCGGCCACGCCATGATCACGATCCAGAACGGGCGCGCCACGCCGGTTCCGCTCGACGCGCTTCGCGATCCTGCGACGGGAAAGACGCGCGTGCGCTTGGTCGACACAAGCGACGAGACGTACCGCAACCTTCGCCGCCTGGAGGCCCGGCTCTCGCCGGCCGATCTTGCGCAGCCGCGGATCGCGAAGCTTGCCGCGGCCGTCGGCATGGACGCTTCCGAGTTTGAGCGCAGCTTCGCCCCGCTTGCGGAGGCCTGGAAATGA
- a CDS encoding class II fructose-bisphosphate aldolase, translating to MTSLVARNLTELDDAIRPALAVSDGRVKVANEERLRGDVCDRLAWTAVFSPDTLARDRARWLLRAAAWEAGLRSASIHELYAARGRGEVPSNFTVPAVNVRGPTYDVARAAFRAASRLSVGTLIFELARSEVGYTDQRPPEYAAVVTAAALREGVRGPLFLQGDHYQFSPSKYPKDPNAEKSAIRALIDESLAGGYRNIDIDASTLVDLSKPTEREQQRVNATLTAEMTAHVRGAQPPGVTIGVGGEIGEVGKGNSRPEELSAYVEELLERLPAGARPGLSKVSVNTGSSHGGVVLPDGTIAKVKIDFSALETLSRQARELGMAGAVQHGASTLPEDLFDKFPAAGAAEIHLATGFQNLLFDHPAFPEPLRQKVVAWTKANCADERKPSDTEEQFVYKSRKKAMGPHKREIWSLPDDARSAILKDMEAKFELLFRKLAVIRTRELAARWALSDPAPPPPPGVLAPRRPLDRGMAKDEGE from the coding sequence ATGACGAGTCTTGTCGCGCGCAACCTCACCGAGCTCGACGACGCGATCCGCCCCGCGCTTGCGGTGTCCGACGGCCGCGTCAAGGTCGCCAACGAGGAGCGCCTGCGCGGCGACGTCTGCGACCGCCTCGCCTGGACGGCGGTCTTCTCGCCCGACACGCTTGCACGCGACCGCGCGCGATGGCTTCTTCGCGCCGCCGCGTGGGAGGCCGGCCTCCGCTCCGCGTCGATCCACGAGCTGTACGCGGCGCGCGGGCGCGGGGAGGTCCCCTCGAACTTCACGGTTCCCGCCGTGAACGTCCGCGGCCCGACCTACGACGTGGCCCGCGCGGCGTTCCGCGCCGCCTCGCGGCTGTCCGTGGGCACGCTCATCTTCGAGCTTGCACGAAGCGAGGTCGGCTACACGGACCAGCGGCCGCCCGAGTACGCGGCGGTGGTCACGGCGGCGGCCTTGCGCGAAGGCGTCCGGGGACCGCTGTTCCTCCAGGGCGACCACTACCAGTTCAGCCCCTCCAAGTACCCGAAGGACCCAAACGCCGAGAAGAGCGCGATCCGCGCGCTCATCGACGAGAGCCTCGCGGGCGGATACCGCAACATCGACATCGACGCCTCCACGCTCGTCGATCTCTCGAAGCCCACCGAGCGCGAGCAGCAGCGCGTGAACGCAACGCTCACGGCCGAGATGACCGCGCACGTCCGCGGCGCGCAGCCGCCCGGCGTCACGATCGGCGTGGGCGGCGAGATCGGCGAGGTCGGCAAGGGCAACTCGCGGCCCGAGGAGCTTTCCGCCTACGTCGAGGAGCTCCTCGAGCGCCTGCCCGCCGGCGCGCGGCCCGGGCTCTCGAAGGTGAGCGTGAACACGGGATCGAGCCACGGCGGCGTCGTCCTTCCCGACGGCACGATCGCCAAGGTGAAGATCGACTTCTCGGCGCTCGAGACGCTGTCGCGGCAGGCGCGCGAGCTTGGCATGGCCGGCGCGGTGCAGCACGGCGCCTCGACGCTGCCGGAGGACCTCTTCGACAAGTTCCCCGCGGCCGGCGCGGCCGAGATCCACCTCGCAACGGGCTTCCAGAACCTCCTGTTCGACCACCCGGCCTTCCCCGAGCCGCTGCGCCAGAAGGTCGTTGCGTGGACGAAGGCGAACTGCGCCGACGAGCGGAAGCCCTCGGACACCGAGGAGCAATTCGTCTACAAGAGTCGAAAGAAGGCCATGGGTCCGCACAAGCGCGAGATCTGGTCGCTGCCGGACGACGCCCGCTCCGCGATCCTGAAGGACATGGAGGCGAAGTTCGAGCTTCTCTTCCGCAAGCTTGCCGTCATCCGCACGCGCGAGCTTGCCGCGCGATGGGCCCTTTCGGATCCTGCGCCGCCCCCGCCGCCGGGCGTCTTGGCTCCGCGCCGTCCGCTCGACCGCGGCATGGCCAAGGACGAGGGCGAATAG
- a CDS encoding winged helix-turn-helix transcriptional regulator — protein sequence MRTAVWIAVAFALVAPLASAGAGHHPTEYLLGASPDQILSDASRWAARAAGDAGAPLPPGVAAAVREEGAAALQGADGARDALLADAREASRSVAGALPSDALRIDPGPAGPPLGQAAAAVSSALRESVAPVLAPFVAARHEGCRDLRPWFESVRDPLVAAYREIFAPERPREPRGLCEAIPGRDASGVASGDGLAPSPSLAPGGTSGAAGSSSGPQPAPERASESPRAEAPASASASVASRVAASAPHETAPFFAAALPIVLAAWALYRHLRRTSVLRNGTRRALLDLVGKQPGGTAHTMARALGIDRKTALYHLGVLRAFGHVECVRLGAWQRYVPAGSQAHRASALASVALASPAARAVMAALRERPDASSSELAQAAGIPRSTAAWHARRLRQFPCLEAPPAVAEPVPG from the coding sequence ATGCGCACCGCCGTCTGGATCGCGGTCGCCTTCGCGCTCGTCGCCCCGCTTGCAAGCGCCGGGGCCGGCCACCATCCGACGGAGTACCTCCTTGGCGCCTCCCCGGACCAAATCCTGTCCGACGCGTCCCGATGGGCCGCTCGCGCGGCCGGGGACGCCGGCGCGCCGCTTCCCCCAGGCGTTGCGGCGGCGGTCCGCGAGGAGGGCGCCGCCGCCCTGCAGGGTGCCGACGGCGCGCGGGACGCGCTTCTCGCGGACGCTCGCGAGGCGTCCCGCTCCGTCGCGGGCGCTTTGCCCTCGGACGCCCTCCGGATCGATCCTGGACCGGCGGGACCGCCGTTGGGCCAGGCGGCGGCAGCGGTTTCCTCGGCGCTTCGGGAATCGGTGGCGCCGGTCCTTGCGCCCTTCGTCGCGGCGCGGCACGAAGGCTGCCGCGACCTTCGCCCCTGGTTCGAATCCGTCCGCGATCCCCTCGTCGCCGCGTACCGCGAAATCTTCGCCCCCGAGCGGCCGCGCGAGCCACGCGGATTGTGCGAGGCAATCCCCGGACGCGACGCTTCGGGCGTCGCGTCGGGCGACGGCCTCGCGCCGTCGCCTTCGCTTGCCCCCGGCGGGACGTCCGGGGCCGCAGGGTCCTCCTCCGGACCGCAGCCGGCGCCCGAACGGGCAAGCGAATCGCCGCGCGCGGAAGCGCCCGCGTCCGCTTCCGCGTCCGTCGCCTCTCGCGTGGCCGCTTCGGCGCCCCACGAAACGGCGCCGTTCTTCGCGGCGGCGCTGCCCATCGTCCTCGCGGCCTGGGCCCTGTACCGCCACCTTCGCCGGACCTCCGTGCTCCGGAACGGGACCCGCCGCGCGCTTCTCGACCTCGTCGGCAAGCAGCCGGGCGGGACGGCGCACACGATGGCCCGGGCCCTTGGCATCGACCGGAAGACGGCCCTGTACCACCTCGGCGTCCTGCGCGCCTTCGGGCACGTCGAATGCGTGCGCTTGGGCGCTTGGCAGCGGTACGTTCCCGCCGGCTCGCAGGCGCATCGCGCCTCGGCGCTTGCAAGCGTCGCGCTTGCCTCGCCTGCCGCCCGCGCGGTGATGGCGGCGCTTCGCGAGCGGCCCGACGCCTCGTCGAGCGAGCTTGCGCAAGCGGCGGGGATTCCGCGAAGCACGGCCGCCTGGCATGCGCGGCGCCTGCGGCAGTTCCCTTGCTTGGAAGCGCCGCCGGCCGTGGCCGAGCCGGTTCCGGGCTAG
- a CDS encoding ribosome biogenesis/translation initiation ATPase RLI translates to MRIAVVEKDRCQPRKCNFECHHFCPIVRQGKPCVWMGEDNKAKISETLCIGCNICVVKCPFDAIHIINLPEELKEDLLQQYGENAFRLYRLPVPRKGSVVGLLGANGIGKTTAIRILSGQELPNLGDWTAAPSWQPAIDKYSATELGDYLRHVAAGNVKTALKPQYVDKLPQAVKGKVGDLLRKTDERGALAHVVDALALGAVLDSDLAALSGGELQRVAIAATALKEADVYFFDEPSSYLDIGQRLRAARMIRTLAAEKAVVVIEHDLAVLDFLADDVHVLYGTPAAYGIVTIPRPVRSSINVYLSGFLREENIRFRDTTIEFEAHPPRKDWQAHVLLEFPELEKSYESFRFRSQPGQIRVGEVVGVVGPNATGKTTFVKMLAGEIAPTRGTVDVKVKVSYKPQYVKGDYEGTVQELLYVALAEQAASPFFLHEIARPLDLEKLSAKSVDKLSGGELQRVAVALALARPAELYLLDEPSAYLDVEQRMVVAKTIRRVMEKTGKSALVVDHDVYFIDLIADSVMTFGGNPGVEGLCAGPFPMREGMNRFLADVGVTFRRDKDTRRPRVNKEGSRLDVEQRASGEYYYAVEDAAAQAE, encoded by the coding sequence ATGCGAATCGCCGTCGTCGAGAAGGACCGCTGCCAACCGCGCAAGTGCAACTTCGAGTGCCACCACTTTTGCCCGATCGTGCGCCAGGGCAAGCCCTGCGTGTGGATGGGCGAGGACAACAAGGCGAAGATCAGCGAGACGCTTTGCATCGGCTGCAACATCTGCGTCGTGAAGTGCCCCTTCGACGCGATCCACATCATCAACCTCCCCGAGGAGCTCAAGGAGGATCTCCTGCAGCAGTACGGCGAGAACGCCTTTCGCCTCTACCGGCTGCCCGTGCCCCGCAAGGGCTCGGTCGTGGGCCTCCTGGGCGCAAACGGCATCGGCAAGACCACGGCCATCCGCATCCTCTCGGGGCAGGAGCTGCCCAACCTCGGCGACTGGACGGCCGCGCCGTCGTGGCAGCCGGCCATCGACAAGTACTCCGCGACCGAGCTTGGCGACTACCTGCGCCACGTCGCCGCCGGCAACGTGAAGACGGCGCTCAAGCCCCAATACGTCGACAAGCTGCCGCAGGCCGTGAAGGGCAAGGTGGGCGACCTCCTCCGCAAGACGGACGAGCGCGGCGCGCTTGCCCACGTCGTCGACGCGCTTGCCCTTGGCGCCGTGCTCGACAGCGACCTTGCCGCCCTCTCCGGCGGCGAGCTGCAGCGCGTGGCCATCGCGGCGACTGCGCTCAAGGAGGCCGACGTGTACTTCTTCGACGAGCCCTCCTCCTACCTCGACATCGGCCAGCGCCTGCGCGCCGCCCGCATGATCCGGACGCTTGCGGCCGAGAAGGCCGTCGTCGTCATCGAGCACGACCTCGCCGTCCTCGACTTCCTCGCCGACGACGTCCACGTCTTGTACGGCACGCCGGCCGCCTACGGCATCGTCACGATCCCGCGGCCCGTGCGCTCCTCGATCAACGTCTATCTGTCGGGGTTCCTGCGCGAGGAGAACATCCGCTTCCGCGACACGACCATCGAGTTCGAGGCGCACCCGCCGCGCAAGGACTGGCAGGCCCACGTCCTCCTCGAGTTCCCCGAGCTCGAGAAGTCGTACGAGTCCTTCCGCTTCCGCTCGCAGCCCGGGCAGATCCGCGTCGGCGAGGTCGTGGGCGTGGTGGGCCCCAACGCCACCGGCAAGACGACCTTCGTGAAGATGCTGGCCGGCGAGATCGCGCCCACCCGCGGCACGGTCGACGTCAAGGTCAAGGTTTCCTACAAGCCGCAGTACGTGAAAGGCGACTACGAGGGCACGGTGCAGGAGCTCCTGTACGTCGCGCTCGCCGAGCAGGCCGCAAGCCCGTTCTTCCTTCACGAGATCGCCCGCCCGCTCGACCTCGAGAAGCTCTCCGCAAAGAGCGTGGACAAGCTCTCCGGCGGCGAGCTCCAGCGCGTCGCCGTGGCGCTTGCGCTTGCGCGCCCGGCCGAGCTCTACCTCCTCGACGAGCCCTCCGCCTACCTCGACGTCGAGCAGCGCATGGTCGTGGCCAAGACGATCCGCCGCGTCATGGAGAAGACCGGCAAGAGCGCGCTCGTGGTCGACCACGACGTGTACTTCATCGACCTCATCGCCGACTCCGTCATGACCTTCGGCGGCAACCCCGGCGTGGAGGGCCTCTGCGCGGGCCCCTTCCCGATGCGCGAGGGCATGAACCGCTTCCTCGCGGACGTGGGCGTCACCTTCCGCCGCGACAAGGACACGCGCCGCCCGCGCGTCAACAAGGAAGGCTCCCGACTGGACGTCGAGCAACGGGCAAGCGGCGAATACTACTACGCGGTCGAGGACGCCGCCGCGCAGGCCGAATGA